One Paraburkholderia sp. HP33-1 genomic region harbors:
- a CDS encoding efflux RND transporter permease subunit, producing MNIPALFIRRPVATTLLAIAILISGTLAYFRMPVAPLPNIAFPVIVVQANMAGASPSIMASTVAEPLERRLATIADVEELTSISYVGSSMIIVEFGLKRDINGAARDVEAAIQAARADLPTTLRSNPTYRQYNPADAPIMVLSLTSDTLTKAQLYDSADSVIQQQLSQVQGVGQITLGGGALPSVRVELQPGKLNSYGIGMEDVRAAISAANADSAKGHLDVGDQRYVVTSNDQITHAAPYRDLVVAYRNGAPVQLRDVAQVRDSNENIRNAGLFNGKSAILVIVYPMPGSNVVSTVQQIRNVLPSIEATLPRSVNVDVAIDRSQSVTSSVSDTERTLFLAVLLVVGVVFIFLQSPRATLIPAVALPLSIVGTFGPMYLLGYSIDNLSLMALTIGTGFVVDDAVVVLENVVRYMEQGLSPKEAALKGAGEVGFTVISMSLSLIAVFLPIILFPGIVGLMFHEFAITLSIAILISLVISLTVTPAMCAYVLSRNDAGHSKARWAQWIERQFDAFKDVYARSLTAVLDHSLLVILLLFVLLIGNVFLLKLVPATFFPEQDTGIVIGQIIADQSISFTAMQKKLVQLQSIVQRDPAVQSVAGFTGGRALNTANVFIELKPLAQRHATATQVVNRLRPKLDEVSGARLFLQAQQDLRIGGRQSAAEYQYTLTSDDSTALFAWTPKLVAALSKERGRMLDVNSDLQQNGLQTYLSINRATAARYGFQPNQVDNVLYDAFGQRTVSTIYNPLNQYFVVMEVAPEYWQYPQTLSQIYLSAAAGNPTGTAATQMPHGTVSAATTGSANTTSTSSNTNARNADAQSNATNNSIANSKGGSSTGSADSTAAETMVPLSVLTSYSNSHTSTQVNHQSGLVAATISFNLPAGGSLSQAGVAINDAIREIGMPASIHGSFAGAAAAYSQSMTVVPLLIVAALGVVYIVLGVLYESSIHPLTILSTLPSAGIGATLALLIFGTPFSVIAMIGIILLIGIVKKNGIMMVDVAIQLQRQEKMPARDAIHAAALIRLRPIMMTTFAAVLGAVPLAIGVGQGGSLRQPLGITVMGGLILSQMFTLYTTPVIYLYLDRLRARLVRWSAGLRWNRDATPGQPDTKA from the coding sequence GTGAACATCCCCGCGCTCTTCATCCGGCGACCGGTCGCGACGACGCTGCTCGCGATCGCGATCCTGATCTCCGGCACGCTCGCGTATTTCCGCATGCCGGTCGCGCCGCTGCCGAACATCGCGTTTCCGGTGATCGTGGTGCAGGCGAACATGGCCGGCGCGAGCCCGAGCATCATGGCGTCGACGGTGGCCGAGCCGCTCGAGCGACGGCTCGCGACCATCGCCGACGTCGAGGAGCTGACCTCGATCAGCTACGTCGGCTCGTCGATGATCATCGTCGAGTTCGGCCTGAAGCGCGACATCAACGGCGCCGCGCGCGACGTAGAGGCGGCGATCCAGGCCGCGCGCGCCGATCTGCCCACCACGTTGCGCAGCAATCCGACCTACCGCCAGTACAACCCAGCCGACGCGCCGATCATGGTGCTGTCGCTGACGTCCGACACGCTGACGAAGGCGCAGTTGTACGACTCCGCCGACTCGGTGATCCAGCAGCAGTTGTCGCAGGTGCAGGGCGTCGGCCAGATCACGCTCGGCGGCGGCGCGTTGCCGAGCGTGCGTGTCGAGTTGCAGCCGGGCAAGCTCAATAGCTACGGCATCGGCATGGAGGACGTGCGCGCGGCGATCAGCGCGGCCAATGCCGATAGCGCGAAGGGCCATCTCGACGTGGGCGATCAGCGCTACGTGGTCACCTCGAACGATCAGATCACGCACGCGGCGCCGTACCGCGATCTGGTGGTTGCGTATCGCAACGGCGCGCCGGTGCAGTTGCGCGACGTCGCCCAGGTGCGCGACTCGAATGAAAACATCCGCAATGCGGGCCTGTTCAACGGCAAGTCGGCGATTCTCGTGATCGTTTATCCGATGCCGGGCAGCAATGTCGTGAGTACCGTGCAGCAGATACGCAACGTGCTGCCTTCCATCGAAGCGACGTTGCCGAGAAGCGTGAATGTGGATGTCGCGATCGATCGCTCGCAGTCGGTCACGTCGTCGGTCAGCGATACCGAGCGCACGCTGTTCCTCGCGGTGCTGCTGGTGGTCGGCGTCGTGTTCATCTTTCTGCAGTCGCCGCGCGCGACGCTGATACCGGCGGTCGCGTTGCCGCTGTCGATCGTCGGTACCTTCGGGCCGATGTATCTGCTCGGCTATAGCATCGACAACCTGTCGCTGATGGCGCTGACGATCGGCACCGGCTTCGTTGTCGACGATGCGGTCGTCGTGCTCGAAAACGTCGTGCGATACATGGAGCAGGGGTTGAGTCCAAAGGAGGCCGCGCTGAAGGGCGCAGGCGAGGTCGGCTTCACGGTGATCTCGATGAGCCTGTCGCTGATCGCGGTGTTTCTGCCGATCATCCTGTTTCCGGGCATCGTCGGGCTGATGTTCCATGAGTTCGCGATCACGCTGTCGATCGCGATCCTGATTTCGCTGGTGATCTCGCTGACGGTCACGCCCGCGATGTGCGCGTACGTGCTGAGCCGCAACGACGCTGGTCATTCGAAAGCGCGCTGGGCGCAGTGGATCGAGCGGCAGTTCGATGCTTTCAAGGATGTCTACGCGCGCTCGTTGACGGCCGTGCTCGATCATTCGCTGCTGGTGATTCTGCTGCTGTTCGTGCTGCTGATCGGCAACGTGTTCCTGCTGAAGCTCGTGCCCGCCACCTTCTTTCCCGAGCAGGACACGGGTATCGTGATCGGGCAGATCATCGCCGACCAGAGCATTTCGTTTACGGCGATGCAGAAGAAGCTCGTGCAGTTGCAGTCGATCGTGCAGAGAGATCCGGCGGTGCAGTCGGTCGCGGGCTTTACCGGCGGACGCGCGCTCAATACAGCGAACGTGTTCATCGAGTTGAAGCCGCTCGCGCAGCGGCACGCCACGGCCACCCAGGTCGTGAACCGGCTGCGGCCGAAGCTCGACGAAGTGTCGGGCGCGCGGCTCTTTCTGCAGGCGCAGCAGGATCTGCGTATCGGCGGGCGGCAATCGGCGGCCGAGTACCAGTACACGCTGACGAGCGACGATTCCACCGCGCTGTTCGCATGGACGCCGAAGCTCGTCGCGGCGTTGTCGAAGGAGCGCGGACGGATGCTCGACGTGAACTCCGACCTGCAGCAGAACGGCCTGCAGACCTACCTGTCGATCAATCGCGCGACCGCCGCGCGCTACGGCTTCCAGCCTAACCAGGTCGACAACGTGCTCTACGACGCGTTCGGCCAGCGCACCGTCTCGACGATCTACAACCCGCTGAACCAGTACTTCGTCGTGATGGAGGTCGCGCCTGAGTACTGGCAGTATCCGCAGACGCTGAGCCAGATCTATCTGAGCGCGGCCGCGGGCAATCCGACCGGCACGGCCGCGACGCAGATGCCGCACGGCACGGTGTCGGCAGCGACCACGGGGAGCGCGAACACCACTAGCACGTCGTCGAACACGAACGCGCGCAACGCGGATGCGCAGTCGAACGCGACCAACAACAGCATCGCCAACAGCAAGGGCGGCAGCTCGACCGGCAGCGCGGACAGCACGGCCGCCGAAACGATGGTGCCGCTCTCGGTGCTGACGTCGTACTCGAACAGCCACACGTCGACGCAGGTGAACCATCAAAGCGGCCTCGTCGCCGCGACGATCTCGTTCAACCTGCCGGCCGGCGGTTCGCTGAGTCAGGCGGGCGTGGCGATCAACGACGCGATCCGCGAAATCGGCATGCCCGCGAGCATCCACGGCTCATTCGCGGGCGCGGCGGCGGCCTATTCGCAGTCGATGACCGTGGTGCCGCTGCTGATTGTCGCGGCGCTCGGCGTCGTCTACATCGTGCTCGGCGTGCTGTACGAAAGCTCGATCCACCCGCTGACGATCCTCTCGACGCTGCCGTCTGCGGGCATCGGCGCGACGCTCGCGCTGCTGATCTTCGGCACGCCGTTCTCGGTGATTGCGATGATCGGCATCATCCTGCTGATCGGTATCGTCAAGAAGAACGGCATCATGATGGTGGACGTCGCGATCCAGTTGCAGCGCCAGGAAAAGATGCCGGCGCGCGACGCGATCCACGCGGCCGCGCTGATCCGTCTGCGGCCGATCATGATGACGACGTTCGCGGCCGTGCTCGGCGCAGTGCCGCTCGCGATCGGCGTCGGCCAGGGCGGCTCGCTGCGTCAGCCGCTCGGTATCACGGTGATGGGCGGGCTGATCCTGAGCCAGATGTTTACGCTCTATACGACGCCGGTGATTTATCTGTACCTCGACCGCCTGCGTGCACGGCTGGTCAGATGGTCCGCGGGGCTGCGCTGGAACCGCGACGCGACGCCGGGACAACCGGATACGAAGGCATGA